The Caulobacter sp. FWC26 genome contains a region encoding:
- the gcvT gene encoding glycine cleavage system aminomethyltransferase GcvT: protein MEPRRVSDQDLKKTPLYDAHVAAGARMVPFAGYSMPVQYKDGVLKEHLWTREHAGLFDVSHMGQARIRGENPAKSFEKVVSADYQGLKAGKQRYGVLLNAEGGIVDDLMTARPDDDGLFVVVNGACKDNDYAIIARELTGEATVTRLEDRALLALQGPEAAAVLAAHVPEAAEMVFMDARALTAFGVDAVISRSGYTGEDGYEISVPAEAAERVWNTLLANERVKPIGLGARDSLRLEAGLPLYGHDLDETVSPIEAGLNFAVGKSRREAGDYLGAARIAKELAGELSRVRVNLKVLEGAPAREGAEIADEAGNVIGKVTSGGFAPSLGYPIAIGFAPPAYAAVGTKLKVIVRGKPAAAEVVASPFVPNRYVRKL from the coding sequence TTGGAGCCCCGCCGCGTGTCCGACCAAGATTTGAAGAAGACCCCGCTCTACGACGCCCATGTGGCGGCCGGCGCCCGCATGGTGCCGTTCGCGGGCTATTCCATGCCGGTGCAGTACAAGGACGGGGTTCTGAAGGAGCACCTGTGGACGCGCGAGCACGCCGGCCTGTTCGACGTCTCGCACATGGGTCAGGCCCGCATCCGCGGTGAGAACCCCGCCAAGAGCTTCGAGAAGGTCGTCTCGGCCGACTACCAGGGCCTCAAAGCCGGTAAGCAGCGCTATGGCGTGCTGCTGAACGCCGAGGGCGGCATCGTTGACGACCTGATGACCGCGCGTCCCGATGACGACGGCCTGTTCGTCGTGGTCAACGGCGCCTGCAAGGACAACGACTACGCCATCATCGCCCGTGAACTGACGGGCGAGGCCACCGTGACCCGCCTGGAAGACCGCGCGCTGCTGGCGCTGCAAGGTCCCGAGGCCGCCGCCGTGCTGGCCGCCCATGTGCCCGAAGCGGCTGAGATGGTGTTCATGGACGCTCGCGCCCTGACCGCCTTCGGCGTCGACGCGGTCATCTCGCGTTCGGGCTATACCGGCGAGGACGGCTACGAGATCTCGGTCCCGGCCGAGGCCGCCGAGCGCGTCTGGAACACCCTGCTGGCCAACGAGCGCGTCAAGCCGATTGGCCTCGGCGCCCGCGACAGCCTTCGCCTGGAAGCGGGCCTGCCGCTCTATGGCCACGACCTGGACGAGACCGTCTCGCCGATCGAGGCGGGCCTGAACTTCGCCGTCGGCAAGTCGCGCCGCGAGGCCGGCGACTACCTCGGCGCGGCCCGCATCGCCAAGGAACTGGCCGGCGAGCTGTCGCGAGTCCGTGTGAACCTCAAGGTGCTGGAAGGCGCGCCGGCCCGCGAAGGCGCCGAGATCGCCGACGAAGCAGGCAATGTCATCGGCAAGGTGACCAGCGGCGGCTTCGCGCCCAGCCTCGGCTACCCGATCGCCATCGGTTTCGCCCCGCCGGCCTATGCGGCGGTGGGCACGAAGCTCAAGGTCATCGTCCGGGGCAAGCCGGCCGCCGCCGAGGTGGTGGCGAGCCCCTTCGTTCCGAACCGTTACGTCCGCAAACTCTAA
- the gcvH gene encoding glycine cleavage system protein GcvH: MRFTKDHEWVIVEGDVATVGITAYAAEQLGDVVFVETPEAGKVVKQGEGLAVVESVKAASDVYAPVSGEVIEGNGELADAPETVNALPESGGWFAKIKLSNPAEVDALMDRDAYEAFLATL; this comes from the coding sequence ATGCGTTTCACCAAGGATCACGAGTGGGTCATCGTCGAAGGCGACGTGGCCACCGTTGGCATCACCGCCTACGCCGCCGAGCAGCTGGGCGACGTGGTGTTCGTCGAGACCCCTGAAGCGGGCAAGGTCGTCAAGCAGGGCGAAGGCCTGGCCGTCGTCGAGAGCGTCAAGGCCGCTTCGGACGTCTACGCCCCGGTGTCGGGTGAGGTGATCGAGGGCAACGGCGAACTGGCCGACGCGCCGGAGACCGTCAACGCCCTGCCGGAAAGCGGCGGCTGGTTCGCCAAGATCAAGCTGTCGAACCCGGCCGAGGTCGACGCCCTGATGGATCGCGACGCCTACGAAGCCTTCCTCGCCACGCTGTAA
- the gcvPA gene encoding aminomethyl-transferring glycine dehydrogenase subunit GcvPA encodes MRYLPLTPEDRVEMLGAIGVKSIDDLFVDVPASARRDAPVDLPHHAGELDVEREMAGLARRNRAAGEGPFFCGAGAYRHHVPATVDHIIQRSEFLTSYTPYQPEIAQGTLQVLFEFQTQVAALTGMEVANASLYDGSTGAAEAVMMAQRVTRRNKAVMSGGLHPHYLGAIETLAHAAGVTTQALPAAVDAEDAVIAAIDADTACVVVQTPNVFGTVTDVTKIAEAAHAAGALLIVVTTEAVSYGLLKSPGEMGADIAVAEGQSIGNGLNFGGPYVGLFACKEKFVRQMPGRLCGETVDADGKRGFVLTLSTREQHIRRDKATSNICTNSGLCALAFSIHMSLLGETGLRQLASVNHQKALALRDALKAVPGVEVLTPRFFNEFAIKVPGKAAEVVETLAGHGIIAGVPFSRLDAKAGLDDVLLVAATETTLDIDINVFAKALTKVFAQ; translated from the coding sequence ATGCGCTACCTCCCCCTGACCCCCGAAGACCGCGTCGAGATGCTCGGCGCGATCGGCGTCAAGTCGATCGACGACCTCTTTGTCGACGTGCCGGCCTCGGCCCGTCGCGACGCGCCGGTCGACCTGCCGCACCATGCCGGCGAGCTGGATGTCGAACGCGAGATGGCGGGCCTGGCCCGTCGCAATCGCGCGGCGGGGGAGGGGCCGTTCTTCTGCGGCGCCGGCGCCTATCGCCACCATGTGCCGGCCACGGTCGACCACATCATCCAGCGGTCGGAGTTCCTGACCAGCTACACGCCGTACCAGCCGGAAATCGCCCAGGGGACACTGCAGGTCCTGTTCGAGTTCCAGACCCAGGTCGCGGCCCTGACCGGCATGGAAGTGGCCAACGCCTCGCTCTATGACGGCTCGACCGGCGCGGCCGAGGCCGTGATGATGGCCCAGCGCGTCACCCGCAGGAACAAAGCGGTGATGTCGGGCGGCCTGCACCCGCACTATCTCGGCGCGATCGAGACCCTGGCCCACGCCGCCGGCGTCACCACCCAGGCCCTGCCGGCCGCCGTCGACGCCGAGGACGCGGTGATCGCCGCCATCGACGCCGACACCGCTTGCGTCGTCGTCCAGACCCCGAACGTGTTCGGCACGGTCACCGACGTGACCAAGATCGCCGAGGCGGCCCACGCCGCCGGCGCGCTGCTGATCGTGGTCACCACCGAAGCGGTCTCGTACGGGCTGCTGAAGTCGCCGGGCGAAATGGGCGCTGACATCGCCGTGGCCGAGGGCCAGTCGATCGGCAACGGCCTGAACTTCGGCGGTCCCTATGTCGGCCTCTTCGCCTGCAAGGAAAAGTTCGTCCGCCAGATGCCGGGCCGCCTGTGCGGCGAGACCGTCGACGCCGACGGCAAGCGCGGCTTCGTGCTGACGCTGTCGACCCGCGAGCAGCACATCCGCCGCGACAAGGCCACCTCGAATATCTGCACCAACAGCGGCCTGTGCGCCCTGGCGTTCTCGATCCACATGAGCCTGCTGGGCGAGACGGGCCTGCGCCAACTGGCGTCGGTCAACCACCAGAAGGCCCTGGCCCTGCGCGACGCGCTGAAGGCCGTACCGGGCGTCGAGGTCCTCACGCCGCGCTTCTTCAACGAGTTCGCCATCAAGGTTCCGGGCAAGGCCGCCGAGGTCGTCGAGACTCTCGCAGGTCACGGCATCATCGCCGGGGTGCCGTTCTCGCGCCTCGACGCCAAGGCCGGCCTGGACGACGTGCTGCTGGTCGCCGCCACCGAGACCACGCTCGATATCGACATCAATGTTTTCGCCAAGGCCCTGACCAAGGTGTTCGCCCAATGA
- the gcvPB gene encoding aminomethyl-transferring glycine dehydrogenase subunit GcvPB: MSMNNVGRPTRPEAANDAVVGHETLTGARGLLQDEALIFELDGWNKTGVDLPPVTAAPSSDLAGLLRSEPIGLPGLSEPEAVRHYVRLSQKNHAIDLALYPLGSCTMKHNPRLNEKMARLPGFSDIHPLQPTSTVQGALELMDRLAHWLKTLTGMPAVALTPKAGAHGELCGLLAIRAAHEAAGNGHRKTVLAPTSAHGTNPATAAFVGYTVVEIAQTEDGRVDLADLESKLGDHVAAIMVTNPNTCGLFERDVVEIARLTHAAGAYFYCDGANFNAIVGRVRPGDLGVDAMHINLHKTFSTPHGGGGPGAGPVVLSEALAPFAPTPWLTHGDNGFELAEHAGDDDAKTAFGRMSAFHGQMGMYVRAYAYMLSHGADGLRQVAEDAVLNANYVKAQLKDVMSPAFPEGPCMHEALFDDAWLEGTGVTTLDFAKAMIDEGFHPMTMYFPLVVHGAMLIEPTETESKQELDRFIVALRALAGAAKAGDVERFKGAPFHAPLRRLDETQAARKPRLRWKPVAAAPLAAE, from the coding sequence ATGAGCATGAACAATGTCGGCCGCCCCACGCGTCCCGAAGCCGCTAATGACGCCGTTGTCGGCCATGAAACCCTGACGGGCGCGCGCGGCCTGCTGCAGGACGAGGCCCTGATCTTCGAACTGGACGGCTGGAACAAGACCGGGGTCGACCTGCCGCCCGTCACCGCCGCGCCGTCCAGCGATCTGGCCGGCCTGCTGCGGTCCGAGCCGATCGGCCTGCCGGGCCTGTCCGAGCCGGAAGCCGTCCGCCACTACGTGCGCCTGTCCCAGAAGAACCACGCCATCGATCTGGCGCTGTATCCGCTGGGCTCGTGCACGATGAAGCACAACCCACGCCTGAACGAGAAAATGGCGCGCCTGCCCGGCTTCTCCGACATCCACCCGCTGCAGCCGACCTCGACGGTGCAGGGCGCGCTTGAGCTGATGGATCGCCTGGCCCACTGGCTGAAGACCCTGACCGGAATGCCCGCCGTCGCCCTGACGCCGAAGGCTGGCGCCCATGGCGAGCTGTGCGGTCTTCTGGCCATTCGCGCCGCCCACGAGGCGGCCGGCAACGGCCACCGCAAGACGGTGCTGGCCCCGACCAGCGCCCACGGCACCAACCCGGCCACGGCGGCCTTCGTCGGCTACACGGTCGTCGAAATCGCTCAGACCGAGGATGGCCGTGTCGACCTGGCCGACCTGGAGTCCAAGCTCGGCGACCACGTGGCCGCCATCATGGTCACCAACCCCAACACCTGCGGCCTGTTCGAGCGCGACGTCGTCGAGATCGCTCGCCTGACGCACGCGGCGGGCGCGTACTTCTACTGTGACGGCGCCAACTTCAACGCCATCGTCGGCCGGGTGCGTCCGGGCGACCTGGGCGTCGACGCCATGCACATCAACCTGCACAAGACCTTCTCCACGCCGCACGGCGGCGGTGGTCCGGGCGCAGGTCCGGTGGTGCTGTCGGAGGCGCTGGCCCCGTTCGCGCCGACGCCCTGGCTGACCCATGGAGACAACGGCTTCGAGCTGGCCGAGCACGCCGGCGACGACGACGCCAAGACGGCCTTTGGCCGGATGAGCGCCTTCCACGGGCAGATGGGCATGTATGTCCGCGCCTACGCCTACATGCTCAGCCACGGGGCCGATGGCCTGCGGCAGGTGGCCGAGGACGCCGTCCTCAACGCCAACTACGTCAAGGCGCAGCTGAAGGACGTGATGAGCCCGGCCTTCCCCGAGGGGCCGTGCATGCACGAGGCTCTGTTCGACGACGCCTGGCTCGAAGGGACCGGGGTGACCACGCTCGACTTCGCCAAGGCGATGATCGACGAGGGCTTCCACCCGATGACCATGTACTTCCCGCTGGTCGTCCACGGCGCAATGCTGATCGAGCCGACCGAGACCGAGAGCAAGCAGGAGCTGGACCGCTTCATCGTCGCCCTGCGCGCCCTCGCGGGCGCCGCCAAGGCCGGAGACGTCGAGCGGTTCAAGGGTGCACCCTTCCACGCGCCGCTCCGGCGCCTGGATGAGACTCAAGCCGCCCGCAAGCCCCGGCTGAGGTGGAAACCTGTGGCCGCGGCGCCACTAGCGGCTGAATAG
- a CDS encoding HTTM domain-containing protein: MLSSRVRTSRGRNPDRGGDGPARPTAAGGDRHPMSLELARRLVEILLALALIQQSVEHLRGFRDERILFSARIVLAILVLAGVAGPWPLVGLAGLSLLILHRFQGPYNGGSDRMGLLILWSLTLSSLAPTPMLAELAFGYLGAQLTLSYFISGWVKVVNPDWRSGRALRDVFQFSAYPVAESLRGFAHRPRLLRAMSWAVMGFELVFPLTLLWPPALAAGLVVAGTFHLANACLFGLNRFFWTWLSAYPAILWLQGRVF; encoded by the coding sequence GTGCTTTCGTCTCGTGTTCGTACATCGCGAGGGCGAAACCCTGACCGAGGAGGTGATGGTCCAGCCCGCCCCACGGCGGCTGGCGGAGATCGACATCCGATGAGCCTCGAGCTGGCGCGTCGCCTCGTCGAGATCCTGCTGGCCCTGGCGCTGATCCAGCAGAGCGTGGAGCATCTGCGCGGGTTCCGAGACGAGCGGATCCTGTTCTCCGCGCGGATCGTCCTGGCGATCCTGGTGCTGGCCGGCGTCGCGGGCCCCTGGCCGCTGGTCGGGCTGGCCGGACTGTCGCTGCTGATCCTCCACCGCTTCCAGGGGCCCTATAACGGCGGTAGCGACCGCATGGGGCTCTTGATCCTGTGGAGCCTGACGCTGTCGAGCTTGGCGCCGACGCCGATGCTGGCCGAGCTGGCCTTCGGCTATCTGGGCGCGCAACTGACCCTGTCCTATTTCATCTCGGGCTGGGTGAAGGTGGTGAACCCGGACTGGCGCTCGGGGCGGGCGCTGCGGGATGTGTTCCAGTTCTCGGCCTATCCGGTCGCCGAAAGCCTGCGCGGGTTCGCCCATCGGCCGCGTCTGCTGCGCGCGATGTCGTGGGCCGTGATGGGCTTCGAGCTCGTGTTTCCGTTGACCCTGCTGTGGCCGCCGGCCTTGGCGGCGGGCTTGGTCGTGGCCGGGACGTTCCACCTGGCCAACGCGTGCCTGTTCGGGCTCAACCGCTTCTTCTGGACGTGGCTGAGCGCCTATCCGGCCATCCTGTGGCTGCAGGGACGTGTCTTTTAG
- a CDS encoding glycosyltransferase family 1 protein — MRILLATDAWEPQVNGVVRTLTRVVEELRAMGHIVDVVSPDQFPTFPLPTYPEIKLAIGAYEPVQERFKLFEPEAIHIATEGPIGLAARRICLEWKLPFTTSYHTKFPEYVSARLPLPLAAGYTYMRWFHKPSGRLMVATPTMRDELAKHGFRNLSPWSRGVDTDIFKPRQPDEPDLFEGLARPIFLNVGRVAVEKNIEAFASLDLPGTKVVIGDGPQREELAEKYPEVKFLGAKFGDELGRYFGCADVFCFPSLTDTFGLVILEAMAAGVPVAAFSAPGPVDIIPGSNAGVLAPGQTEGLREACLACLDLDRTVVRKFAERFSWRACAEEFFRNLQPYPEPEKTRFWRRLRRLARLRKKTAA, encoded by the coding sequence ATGCGAATTCTGCTTGCGACCGATGCGTGGGAGCCCCAGGTCAACGGGGTGGTGCGGACTCTGACCCGCGTGGTCGAGGAGCTGCGCGCGATGGGCCACATCGTCGACGTGGTCAGCCCCGACCAGTTCCCGACCTTCCCGCTGCCGACCTATCCCGAGATCAAGCTGGCCATCGGCGCCTATGAGCCGGTGCAGGAGCGCTTCAAGCTGTTCGAGCCCGAGGCGATCCACATCGCCACCGAGGGACCGATCGGCCTGGCCGCGCGGCGGATCTGTCTGGAGTGGAAGCTGCCGTTCACGACCAGCTACCACACCAAGTTCCCTGAATATGTCTCGGCCCGCCTGCCGCTGCCGCTGGCGGCCGGCTACACCTACATGCGCTGGTTCCACAAGCCGTCGGGTCGCCTGATGGTGGCCACGCCCACCATGCGCGACGAGCTGGCCAAGCACGGCTTCCGCAACCTCTCGCCGTGGTCGCGCGGCGTGGACACCGACATCTTCAAGCCCCGCCAGCCGGATGAGCCGGACCTGTTCGAGGGCCTGGCCCGGCCGATCTTCCTCAATGTCGGCCGCGTGGCCGTGGAGAAGAACATCGAGGCCTTCGCCAGCCTTGACTTGCCGGGCACCAAGGTCGTCATCGGCGACGGCCCCCAGCGCGAAGAGCTGGCCGAGAAGTATCCCGAGGTGAAGTTCCTGGGCGCCAAGTTCGGCGACGAGCTGGGCCGCTATTTCGGCTGCGCCGACGTGTTCTGCTTCCCCTCGCTGACCGACACCTTCGGCCTTGTCATCCTGGAAGCCATGGCCGCCGGCGTGCCGGTGGCGGCGTTCTCGGCTCCGGGTCCGGTGGACATCATCCCCGGCTCCAACGCCGGCGTCCTCGCGCCCGGCCAGACCGAAGGCCTGCGCGAGGCGTGCCTGGCGTGCCTGGACCTGGACCGCACCGTGGTCCGCAAGTTCGCCGAGCGGTTCTCGTGGCGCGCCTGCGCCGAGGAGTTCTTCCGCAACCTGCAGCCCTATCCCGAGCCGGAAAAGACCCGCTTCTGGCGACGGCTGCGGCGTCTGGCCCGCCTGCGCAAGAAGACGGCCGCCTAA
- a CDS encoding UDP-2,3-diacylglucosamine diphosphatase encodes MSAHVAVRHYRAVFISDLHLGTRGCQAELLLDFIRHIECDKLYLVGDIIDGWKLRGGWHWPQAHNDVVQKILRMARKGTEVIYVPGNHDDRVREFCGVHFGGVVVARDMIHETAAGKRYLVVHGDEFDGVVQHAKWLAFLGDWSYRTILMLNTLVNRLRRRLGFGYWSFSAYLKVKVKNALQFIENFEAAVADEARRRGVDGVICGHIHKAEMRDIDGIHYVNDGDWVESCTALAEHADGRLEILEWAKMRSWSVIDRAPAAPSDEPLPEPAAA; translated from the coding sequence ATGAGCGCCCACGTCGCCGTCCGCCACTACCGCGCCGTGTTCATCAGCGACCTGCACCTGGGCACACGCGGCTGTCAGGCCGAGCTCTTGCTGGACTTCATCCGTCACATCGAGTGCGACAAGCTCTATCTGGTGGGCGACATCATCGACGGCTGGAAGCTGCGCGGCGGCTGGCACTGGCCCCAGGCGCACAACGACGTGGTCCAGAAGATCCTGCGCATGGCCCGCAAGGGCACCGAGGTGATCTATGTGCCCGGCAACCACGACGATCGGGTGCGCGAGTTCTGCGGCGTCCACTTCGGCGGCGTGGTGGTGGCGCGCGACATGATCCACGAGACGGCGGCCGGCAAGCGCTACCTGGTGGTGCACGGCGACGAATTCGACGGCGTTGTGCAACACGCCAAGTGGCTCGCCTTCCTCGGGGATTGGTCCTATAGAACCATCCTCATGCTGAACACCTTGGTGAATCGCCTGCGGCGCCGCCTGGGATTCGGATACTGGAGTTTCTCGGCCTATCTGAAGGTCAAGGTGAAGAACGCGTTGCAGTTCATCGAGAACTTCGAGGCCGCCGTGGCCGACGAGGCCCGACGTCGCGGGGTGGACGGTGTGATCTGTGGTCACATCCACAAGGCCGAGATGCGCGACATCGACGGCATCCACTACGTCAATGACGGCGACTGGGTGGAAAGCTGCACGGCCCTGGCCGAGCACGCGGACGGGCGCCTGGAAATTCTCGAATGGGCCAAGATGCGCTCGTGGTCGGTGATCGACCGCGCGCCCGCCGCCCCCTCGGATGAGCCGCTGCCGGAGCCGGCCGCCGCCTGA
- a CDS encoding TetR/AcrR family transcriptional regulator produces MDAARLAKDTRKSQKTRARILDRAMHLFAEIGYHAATNPAIADAAGLTRGAMLYHFPTREALVEAAVAHIQAERSALFRAAADSLPPGADVTEHAIDSYWDLLHSVPFTAFAELEAAGRTDPAIHALLAPAQAEFDRAQAGDHFLKILHAGAGPRFQASRDLARFMLEGLARTTLTYDKDGRKERLLAVIKRATHMLNRKGDIQDLWPE; encoded by the coding sequence ATGGACGCCGCCCGCCTCGCCAAGGACACCCGCAAGTCGCAGAAGACGCGCGCGCGGATTCTCGACCGGGCGATGCATCTGTTCGCCGAGATCGGCTATCACGCGGCCACCAACCCGGCCATCGCCGACGCTGCGGGCCTGACGCGCGGGGCGATGCTCTATCACTTCCCCACCCGCGAGGCCCTGGTCGAGGCCGCCGTGGCTCATATCCAGGCCGAGCGCTCGGCCCTGTTCCGCGCCGCCGCCGACAGCCTGCCGCCTGGCGCCGACGTCACCGAGCACGCGATCGACAGCTATTGGGATCTGCTGCACAGCGTGCCCTTCACCGCCTTCGCCGAGCTGGAGGCCGCTGGCCGCACCGACCCGGCCATCCATGCTCTGCTGGCGCCCGCTCAGGCCGAGTTCGACCGCGCCCAGGCCGGCGACCATTTCCTGAAGATTCTTCATGCCGGCGCCGGTCCCCGCTTCCAGGCCAGCCGAGACCTCGCCCGCTTCATGCTGGAGGGCCTGGCCCGCACCACCCTGACCTACGACAAGGACGGCCGGAAGGAGCGCCTGCTAGCGGTGATCAAGCGCGCCACGCACATGCTGAACCGCAAGGGCGACATACAGGATCTATGGCCGGAGTAG
- a CDS encoding Lrp/AsnC family transcriptional regulator produces MIDLDQIDRRLLAILQEDATVPIAELAERVGLSQTPCWKRVRRLQDAGVITARVALLDREALDLGLTVFVAVKTGHHDEGWLNQFATGASALPEVVEFYRMSGDVDYLLKVVVKDIAAYDRFYKRLIATAPLTDVSSSFAMEQIKFTTALPIAPT; encoded by the coding sequence ATGATTGATCTCGATCAAATTGACCGTCGCCTGCTGGCTATCCTGCAGGAGGACGCCACCGTCCCCATCGCCGAGCTGGCTGAGCGGGTGGGTCTGAGCCAGACCCCCTGCTGGAAGCGGGTGCGCCGCCTGCAGGACGCCGGGGTCATCACCGCCCGCGTCGCCCTCTTGGACCGCGAGGCCCTCGACCTGGGCCTGACCGTCTTCGTCGCCGTCAAGACCGGCCACCACGACGAGGGCTGGCTGAACCAGTTCGCCACCGGCGCCAGCGCCCTGCCCGAGGTGGTCGAGTTCTACCGGATGAGCGGTGATGTCGACTATCTCCTCAAGGTCGTGGTCAAGGACATCGCCGCCTATGACCGCTTCTACAAACGGCTGATCGCCACCGCCCCGCTGACCGACGTCTCGTCCAGCTTCGCCATGGAGCAGATCAAGTTCACCACCGCCCTGCCGATCGCGCCGACGTGA
- a CDS encoding DUF6356 family protein has product MDLSFTRHPKSVGETYGQHMGVAWSFGFTLLGAGLACIIHGILPFAFERTGSQTVRRLHERLSNRCAKADAHFAAAASMNGETVRG; this is encoded by the coding sequence ATGGACCTGTCGTTCACGCGTCATCCCAAATCGGTCGGCGAGACCTATGGCCAGCACATGGGCGTGGCCTGGAGCTTTGGCTTCACCCTGCTGGGCGCGGGCCTGGCCTGCATCATCCACGGCATCCTGCCGTTCGCCTTCGAGCGCACTGGCAGCCAGACCGTGCGCCGCCTGCACGAGCGTCTGAGCAACCGTTGCGCCAAGGCCGACGCCCACTTCGCCGCCGCCGCCTCGATGAACGGCGAAACCGTCCGCGGATGA
- a CDS encoding putative sulfate exporter family transporter: protein MTAAALRLNAVRIGPGLLAGLLMAVLAKLLSQSLHAPAPLLAVALGMMLGALGLQGQLGAGLDLFAKPGLRLGVAMMGAQISWTEFAALGGPAVLASGAVVLGGLGIGALAGAALGLPLAEALIAAAACSICGASAALAASQAAPSSPENQRTTALVIVGVNLLSTVAMLAYPPVANALGLTAHQAGVFFGLSIHDVAQVAGAGASVSPEVAGTAALAKLSRILWLGPAVVLIGLMLTRTSEGGRVSGLQAPPLFVWGFAALAAARGLNLIPPSLVSVLAACSSFLLLAGVGAISAKLGPKALLEVKPRLAILLVTLTVAVAILAYALTRIFF from the coding sequence ATGACCGCCGCGGCCCTGCGCCTGAACGCCGTCCGCATCGGGCCGGGCCTCTTGGCCGGGCTCCTGATGGCGGTGCTGGCCAAGCTGCTGTCTCAGAGCCTCCACGCTCCCGCGCCTCTGCTCGCGGTGGCGCTGGGCATGATGCTGGGCGCTCTGGGCCTGCAGGGACAACTGGGCGCGGGCCTTGATCTCTTCGCCAAGCCGGGCCTGCGGTTGGGCGTGGCCATGATGGGCGCCCAGATCAGTTGGACGGAGTTCGCCGCCCTGGGCGGTCCGGCCGTGCTGGCCAGCGGCGCGGTGGTGCTGGGCGGCCTCGGGATCGGGGCTCTGGCCGGCGCGGCCCTGGGTCTGCCGTTGGCCGAGGCGCTGATCGCGGCGGCCGCGTGCTCGATCTGCGGAGCCTCGGCGGCGCTGGCCGCCTCGCAAGCCGCCCCGTCCAGCCCCGAGAACCAGCGCACGACGGCGCTGGTCATCGTCGGGGTCAACCTGCTCTCGACCGTGGCCATGCTGGCCTATCCGCCGGTCGCCAACGCCCTGGGCCTGACGGCGCACCAGGCCGGGGTGTTCTTCGGCCTGTCGATCCACGACGTCGCGCAAGTCGCTGGGGCGGGCGCCTCGGTGTCGCCGGAGGTGGCCGGGACAGCGGCGCTGGCCAAGCTGTCGCGGATCCTTTGGCTGGGCCCTGCCGTGGTGTTGATCGGCCTGATGCTGACCCGCACCTCGGAAGGCGGCCGCGTCTCGGGTCTGCAAGCCCCGCCGCTGTTCGTCTGGGGTTTCGCGGCCCTGGCCGCAGCCCGGGGCCTCAATCTGATCCCGCCGTCTCTGGTGTCGGTCCTCGCGGCTTGCTCCAGCTTCCTGCTGCTGGCCGGGGTCGGGGCCATCTCGGCCAAGCTCGGCCCCAAGGCCCTGCTCGAGGTCAAGCCGCGCCTGGCGATCCTGCTGGTGACGCTCACGGTGGCCGTGGCGATCCTTGCCTACGCCCTGACGAGGATTTTCTTCTAA